One Maribacter dokdonensis DSW-8 genomic region harbors:
- a CDS encoding carboxypeptidase-like regulatory domain-containing protein: protein MKNVLLLLVLISFACNVQAQSKTIKGKVTQMDAPLANVQISIIDSDISTTTDANGLYQISAEPRDVVKYTYPGLSDVQIMVEDVTRILNIEMTQKIEQLDEVTVRNSNRKSQSELEEEYKYKPNLIKTAFGILDSETAPGKIRFLQEDEINDVGICILDVVRNKFASVRVFGDCQRGGGIYIRGFNSISQASPAVYDVDGQILTNAPTWIAPASIARLAVLNNLAMTTRYGSIGAGGVIVINTKTLLYAGNIDGKPYDQAKLRNNKYDNSALSTVNFKEDKPSYMNELLNAKTEEDAKVIYENQIKKYSSSFYYVLDAYDYFSNKWKNKEFANKIIEENDNILSGNPIALKSLAYIYQAEGKFKEANKLYEDVYTLRADYAQSYLDLANSYRELGLNQKAAAMYLRYDYLLAEELLENEEPVKVIMDRDLNNLISLKGADLVSTNKVKEIKLDDDFKGTRLVFEWSDSEAEFVLQFVNPEKRYYNSEHSLAADAERIQIEKRSGFSSEEYLIDDTLRGNWLVNATYLGNKSLTPTYLKATIYYNYGSASQRKETKVFKLGLRNVNQQLFSVSNAVSIVAN, encoded by the coding sequence ATGAAAAATGTTTTACTCCTTTTAGTATTAATATCTTTTGCTTGCAATGTGCAAGCACAAAGCAAAACAATTAAAGGTAAGGTTACCCAAATGGATGCTCCTTTGGCAAATGTTCAGATTTCTATAATAGATTCTGATATTTCTACTACAACAGACGCCAATGGATTATATCAAATATCTGCGGAACCTAGGGATGTAGTTAAATATACATATCCCGGTTTAAGTGATGTTCAGATAATGGTTGAAGATGTTACACGAATCTTAAATATTGAAATGACTCAGAAAATTGAGCAATTAGATGAGGTTACCGTGCGTAATAGTAATAGAAAATCACAGAGCGAATTAGAAGAGGAGTATAAGTATAAACCAAATTTAATTAAAACAGCATTTGGTATTTTGGATAGTGAGACCGCCCCTGGGAAAATCAGGTTTTTGCAAGAGGACGAAATCAATGATGTAGGGATTTGTATTCTAGATGTTGTGCGTAATAAGTTTGCTAGCGTAAGGGTTTTTGGTGATTGTCAGCGTGGAGGGGGAATATATATTAGAGGTTTCAATTCTATAAGTCAGGCATCTCCAGCTGTATATGATGTTGATGGTCAGATTTTAACTAATGCTCCTACATGGATTGCACCAGCTTCAATTGCTAGATTGGCTGTTTTAAATAATTTGGCAATGACTACTAGATACGGGTCAATAGGTGCTGGCGGTGTCATAGTAATTAACACAAAAACATTATTATATGCTGGCAATATTGATGGAAAGCCTTATGATCAAGCTAAGCTTAGAAATAATAAATATGATAATTCAGCATTAAGTACAGTTAATTTTAAAGAAGATAAGCCTTCGTACATGAATGAACTTTTAAATGCGAAAACCGAAGAAGATGCAAAGGTTATTTACGAAAATCAAATAAAAAAATACAGTAGTTCATTCTACTATGTACTTGATGCTTATGATTATTTTTCGAACAAATGGAAAAATAAAGAATTTGCTAATAAGATAATCGAAGAGAATGACAATATTTTAAGTGGTAACCCTATCGCATTAAAATCGTTGGCATATATCTATCAAGCGGAAGGAAAGTTTAAAGAGGCAAACAAACTTTATGAAGATGTGTATACACTTAGAGCAGATTATGCACAATCATATTTAGACTTGGCAAATAGTTATAGAGAATTAGGTTTAAATCAAAAAGCTGCCGCTATGTACTTGCGTTATGATTACTTGTTAGCAGAAGAGCTATTGGAAAACGAAGAGCCAGTGAAAGTTATTATGGATCGTGATTTAAATAATTTGATTTCTCTAAAAGGGGCTGATTTAGTTTCAACAAATAAGGTAAAAGAAATTAAACTTGATGATGATTTTAAAGGAACACGTTTGGTTTTTGAATGGAGCGATAGTGAGGCTGAATTTGTGTTACAATTTGTAAACCCAGAAAAGCGATACTATAATAGTGAGCATTCTTTAGCTGCAGATGCTGAACGTATTCAAATTGAAAAGCGCTCAGGTTTCTCCAGTGAAGAATATTTAATAGATGATACGCTTCGTGGTAATTGGTTGGTTAACGCTACCTATTTAGGTAACAAAAGTTTGACGCCTACATATTTGAAAGCTACTATATATTATAACTATGGTAGTGCATCGCAACGAAAAGAAACAAAGGTCTTTAAACTGGGTCTACGTAATGTAAATCAGCAATTGTTTTCAGTATCAAATGCGGTAAGTATCGTTGCTAATTAA